The Sulfolobus sp. A20 genomic interval ATTCTTTTACCTCCTTGCTAGTAGGTCTTTTAGAAGGATCCGGATCAACCATTGTTATTATGAAGTTAGCTATATCACTATCTATGTATCTTTTTAATATATTTAATCTCCTAGTGTCATATAATTTGTAGTCTAAGAGATTCTCATCCTTATTTAACTCATATTTTTCCATAGCTTTTATCATCTCTGGACTATTTAAAGAACTTAAAGTGAGCAACTTATATATTGTTGCGCCAAGAGAGTATACATCTACTGTAGGAGATACACCACCATGTACTGAAGCTTTAATTAGGTCGAAGGGAGCATAAGCAGGAGTATAACTAAACGGTTTTTGTCCAGCCCTTACTGCAGAGCCTAAATCAGCTAATTTTACTAATATGTTATTTCCCCTTATTCTTTCATAAGCAGATTTTAAATCTGAGGGGAGCTTTTCACTGAACAATATATTTTGTGGTTTTACATCACAATGAACGTAACCTTCTGAATGTACAATTTCTAACGCTTCAGCCATCTTTGCAGATACTAAGATCACTAGCTTTTTCCAATATATATCCTTTATCAAGTTAGGATTTCTTATTAAACTATCTATAGACCCACCCTCCATGAGTTCTACCACAAGAAGTGGTGGTCTGGTTACATAATATTCATAATCGCCAGATAATATAGATTTAATATCATTTTGATCAGCATAAATGGCAAATAGCCTTACAATGTTAAGTGATTTGCTAGATAATTCAATGAGTTTAGAAGATTCTCCTACTATATCAACGATGTTGTTTAGATATTTGGGCAATGGTATTTTTAACGCAAATAATTTTCCTTCTCTCTCCCCCTTTAGGACGTAGCTAGTTCCTCCAATACCCATAATTTCTATAACCTTATATCCATGTATTTCTTTATTTAACCATACTTTTTCATCCCAATTATTAATGTCCAAAGGTCTATTATGTTCATTAGAGCACGCCCTTGAAAAACCTTTCTTACATGCTAATTCTAATAAACTTTCTTTATTAGTTTGGATTGCTAATTCATATAACATTTCTGGAGTGAGTCTATCAATATATTTTTCGATGATTTGGACGTTAGAGGGACTCCCAATTATGAGGCGGAAAGTGTTTATATCATTTTGAAATACGCAACATTGAATCACTTTTTCAATGCATTTTTGCGGTATGTATATCATATAATTTTTATAAAGTTCTATTGACTTGTTACAATCGCTTTTATTAATTTCTTTACACAGATTTTGTTTAAATCTTTGAGGATCTTTAACTAAAATTGAAGGATCTAGCTTAGCTTTCTTACTCCTAATAGGAAAAATCGCTGATAATAGTAATAGTACACCCACTGCTAATCCAACTATATTTAAGCCTAAGGGGTATGATAATAGTATGCTACTTAGGCTAAAAACTAGTAATGGGATTGAAAGAGGAAAAGTTACGTAAGATATTAGTCTTATTCCTCTATCTCTATTAGCTAAGACAATTGATAATGATGTTAATCCAACCCCTAACAGCGATAAAAGAGATGAAGAAAGGAGATAGTTATACACGAAATACGACATCATGAATACGTCTAAAATTGTATAGATTGTGCCTCCTATACCTCTCCTTGAAGCTAATTGGGTTTCTATGATTGCTCCCATTAATAGGAATATCTTATTCTGAATAGGCAAGAATGAATAAAATGTTAGATAAACTAATATTATAGCAAAGAATATAGCAAAAGGTTTTTCTATGAGTATCTTCTGGGTAAAAGTATATGTTAGAGCCAAGAGGCTAAAGAATAAGAGACCTAAGTCCGCTATAATTATTAGCTTAGGAGGAAAGGTTAAACCTCGTTGAAGAATTAATATTATAGCATATATCAAGCTAGGGAATCCTAAAAATCCCGTTATATACCTTAATACGTTACTTGTTTTCATGAGATAAGTATATTGTGATAAGGTTTAAAATTAGTTTAGCCTATACTAATCAGCAATGAATGCTAAGGAATTTGTTGTTATAGTTTTGTTATTCTTTCTAATTTCGGTTATTAGTGATTTTAATATATCGCATGCTAACTCTAATACGTATACGTTTAACATAAATTATGTACAATACTATATTAGAGATTCTAAAATATTCCTCTCTTACTCTCTTGAAAATAGGTCTATAGTTCAAAGTGAGTTAATATCATCAAATTTCACTACTACGTTTACTGGATTTTTAAATTTATCATACTTTTCGAATAATTGGACTTTGTCAATAAATACAAATTTACCTAACATATTTGCAGTAGTTTTGCAAGGCAAATACGTAATATGGTCTGGATTTGAAACAAATGGTATAAGTTTAATGTTACCGATTCCCTATCTAAATCAGTTAAGGATTA includes:
- a CDS encoding protein kinase domain-containing protein; translation: MKTSNVLRYITGFLGFPSLIYAIILILQRGLTFPPKLIIIADLGLLFFSLLALTYTFTQKILIEKPFAIFFAIILVYLTFYSFLPIQNKIFLLMGAIIETQLASRRGIGGTIYTILDVFMMSYFVYNYLLSSSLLSLLGVGLTSLSIVLANRDRGIRLISYVTFPLSIPLLVFSLSSILLSYPLGLNIVGLAVGVLLLLSAIFPIRSKKAKLDPSILVKDPQRFKQNLCKEINKSDCNKSIELYKNYMIYIPQKCIEKVIQCCVFQNDINTFRLIIGSPSNVQIIEKYIDRLTPEMLYELAIQTNKESLLELACKKGFSRACSNEHNRPLDINNWDEKVWLNKEIHGYKVIEIMGIGGTSYVLKGEREGKLFALKIPLPKYLNNIVDIVGESSKLIELSSKSLNIVRLFAIYADQNDIKSILSGDYEYYVTRPPLLVVELMEGGSIDSLIRNPNLIKDIYWKKLVILVSAKMAEALEIVHSEGYVHCDVKPQNILFSEKLPSDLKSAYERIRGNNILVKLADLGSAVRAGQKPFSYTPAYAPFDLIKASVHGGVSPTVDVYSLGATIYKLLTLSSLNSPEMIKAMEKYELNKDENLLDYKLYDTRRLNILKRYIDSDIANFIITMVDPDPSKRPTSKEVKEFFYSKA